Proteins encoded within one genomic window of Polyodon spathula isolate WHYD16114869_AA chromosome 32, ASM1765450v1, whole genome shotgun sequence:
- the LOC121303333 gene encoding heterogeneous nuclear ribonucleoprotein R: MASEVNGNSTHAKEEEEPMDISSVTHTEHYQTLIDAGLPQKVAERLDDIFQTGLVAYADLDERAIDALREFNEEGAMSVLQQFKESDLSHVQNKSAFLCGVMKTYRQREKQGNKVQESTKGPDESKIKALLDRTGYTLDVTTGQRKYGGPPPEEIYLGQQPGVGTEVFVGKIPRDLYEDELVPLFEKAGSIWDLRLMMDPLSGQNRGYAFITFCNKDAAQEAVKLCDNYEIRSGKYLGVCISVANNRLFVGSIPKNKTRESILEDFSKVTEGLVDVILYHQPDDKKKNRGFCFLEYEDHKSAAQARRRLMSGKVKVWGNPVTVEWADPVEEPDPDIMAKVKVLFVRNLATPVTEELLEKTFSEFGKLERVKKLKDYAFVHFEDRNAAVKAMQGMNGRELEGEEIEIVLAKPPDKKRKERQAARQTTRNTGYEDYYYYPPPRMPPPVRGRGRGGRGGYVYPPDYYNYEEYYDDYYGCDYHDYRGGYEDPYYGYDDGYAVRGRGSRVGRGAPPLPRGRGAPPPRGRVGYSQRGAPMGAPRGGRGGRGGPSQQQRGRGARGARGNRGGNVGGKRKADVYNQPDSKRRQTNNQQNWGSQPIAQQPLQQGGDYSGNYGYNNDNQEFYQDSYGQQWK; this comes from the exons ATGGCTTCTGAGGTGAATGGCAATTCTACCCACGCTAAAGAGGAGGAAGAGCCCATGGATATCTCAAGTGTAACTCACACAGAGCACTACCAGACACTTATAGATGCTGGATTGCCACAGAAAGTAGCAGAGAGACTTGATGATATTTTTCAGACAG GGTTGGTGGCATATGCTGATCTAGATGAGAGGGCCATTGATGCTCTGAGAGAGTTTAACGAAGAAGGGGCCATGTCTGTGCTGCAGCAGTTTAAAGAAAGTGATCTTTCACACGTACAG aataaaagtgcatttttatgtGGTGTTATGAAAACTTACAGACAGCGGGAGAAACAAGGGAATAAGGTACAGGAATCAACAAAAGGGCCAGATGAGTCAAAGATTAAG GCACTGTTGGATCGGACAGGATACACCCTGGATGTGACCACAGGACAGCGGAAGTACGGGGGACCACCACCCGAAGAGATATATTTGGGGCAACAGCCAGGAGTTGGAACAGAG GTATTCGTTGGGAAGATTCCACGAGATCTGTACGAGGATGAGCTGGTACCTCTCTTTGAGAAAGCGGGCTCCATCTGGGATCTGCGGCTTATGATGGATCCATTATCTGGTCAGAACAGAGGATATGCATTCATCACATTTTGCAACAAAGACGCAGCACAGGAGGCTGTCAAACTT TGTGATAACTATGAAATCCGGTCTGGTAAATACCTGGGTGTCTGCATCTCTGTTGCAAACAATCGGCTGTTTGTTGGATCAATTCCAAAGAACAAGACCAGGGAAAGCATCTTGGAAGATTTCAGCAAAGTCACAG AGGGTCTTGTGGATGTGATTCTTTACCATCAGCCTGATGACAAGAAGAAAAACAGAGGCTTCTGTTTCCTCGAATACGAAGACCACAAATCTGCAGCCCAGGCAAGACGCAGGCTCATGAGTGGGAAGGTCAAAGTTTGGGGCAATCCGGTCACTGTCGAGTGGGCTGACCCTGTTGAGGAGCCAGATCCAGACATTATGGCTAAG GTCAAGGTTCTCTTTGTAAGAAATCTAGCTACCCCTGTAACTGAGGAACTCCTGGAGAAGACTTTCTCTGAATTTGGGAAGTTGGAGCGTGTGAAGAAACTTAAAGACTATGCTTTTGTTCATTTTGAGGACAGGAATGCTGCAGTGAAG GCTATGCAGGGAATGAATGGGAGAGAACTGGAGGGAGAAGAAATTGAAATAGTCCTTGCAAAACCCCCTGATAAGAAACGAAAGGAGCGCCAGGCTGCCAGGCAGACTACCAGAAACACAGG gtaTGAAGATTATTACTATTATCCGCCGCCACGCATGCCCCCTCCTGTTAGAGGCAGAGGTAGGGGAGGGAGAGGTGGATATGTGTACCCTCCAGATTACTACAACTATGAAGAATACTATGATGATTACTATGGATGTGATTACCATGACTACCGTGGTGGCTATGAAGATCCCTATTATGGTTACGATGATGGCTATGCTGTTCGAGGAAGAGGCAGCCGAGTTGGCAGGGGTGCCCCCCCTCTCCCCAGGGGCCGCGGGGCTCCCCCACCACGTGGCAGAGTCGGCTATTCCCAGCGAGGGGCCCCTATGGGAGCCCCACGGGGGGGCAGAGGTGGCAGAGGGGGTCCATCCCAGCAGCAGAGGGGCCGTGGTGCGAGGGGTGCCAGAGGGAACCGCGGAGGGAACGTAGGGGGAAAGAGGAAGGCAGATGTGTACAACCAACCGGATTCCAAGCGCCGCCAGACCAACAACCAGCAGAATTGGGGCTCCCAACCCATCGCTCAGCAGCCTCTCCAGCAGGGTGGCGACTATTCTGGTAACTATGGTTACAATAATGACAACCAGGAGTTTTATCAGGATTCTTATGGGCAACAGTGGAAGTAG